Sequence from the Rutidosis leptorrhynchoides isolate AG116_Rl617_1_P2 chromosome 3, CSIRO_AGI_Rlap_v1, whole genome shotgun sequence genome:
tgtttctttgtattaataaaagtgttcttcgttaagtttctcatttaagcctcagtttgtgtttaagttcttagtgcacttgtgttgtatcaattatatggtcggctctgccgcctaagtgatatatggtcggttataccgcctgaatgatatatggtcgacactgtcgcctaagcattattgtgcactaaggatttataaaattaaaggctaaccaacgtcaaagtgttggtatagtgagtgtagtataatctaggtcctctatagtgggtgtgttgggctcgtcgaagcttccaacagaaGCCAAAATTGACTAACAGTGAAATGAGTAGAGGTGTCCACCGTGTCTATTTCAATGTACATTTCGGTGTCCATTTTCATTTTTTCGCATACAATAaacattaaaaataaaattaacggTCGAAAATCACACAGTCGCCTACGCGACACTGACAACCGACGCCGTATTTGACGGTGACGCGGTGTCCACCAACGCCGAGATCCCGCCGTCGATTTGAACCGACGCCGACGACCCCGGACACTGGGTGCTCTAAGTATCCTCCTTCAATTTTCTCCATTAATCTTGAGTTATTTTGTCCTTTAATCGGTTATAGTACATATTTGCACGCAGCGTATACTCACGAGCTCTGATTTTATTTTATGCGATGTATATCCTGTTTGTGATGAAAAATCTCACCTCAAATTACTCACAtatgattttttatttttattttctcaaAAAAAACGAGATGAATTTGTACCAGGACGTTGTGGATGTGGACAAACATGAATTTGAATTATGTAATATGTAAAAATGATACTCGTATAATGTTCATAGTTGAGGTGGAGTTTTAAGAAGTTAGAGCATGATTATACTTACTGGATAAGCATAATTGATGCTGATTTTATATTCTGCACTTGAAATTTTTTATCTAGTTTGTGTGCTATACAAACTAAATCAGTATTCCGAATTAAACTTTATATTATTGATTTATTCACATACGGGGATTTAAGTTGAGATTCTCGTAATGGGATTTATATACGGTAACTATTTTGTAGTGTATTACTGTTTTATGAGATACTTCGAGTTGCTAACATTAGTGTTATGTAACCCTAATGTTTTTGCTAGCGTCTTGATTCATTGATGTTGTTTTCGCAGATAAATGGATTTCGTTTCACAGGGGCCTTGAATTGTCAGTATAATACAAATATGAGAGGTACAAACTTACTATGGAATGTATGTAAATCGTCCTTCACATTTGGGTTAATTGGTCTCACAATATCTGATCGTGTTGCTGGTATTGTTCCCGTGCGTGGGACCTCTATGTACCCCACATTCAATCCTCATTATACTACTAGTTCAGGATTCTTAATTGGTaggtttttattttaaaaattttcaatgaaAACTTAAATTGGTTGGTGTATGCCAGTTTGACTTTGTTTACCGAGTCAATGGTTCATCTGCAGATGACCATGTCCTGGTGGAGAAACGCTGTTTGACAGATTACAAGTTCTCACATGGTGATGTTGTAGTTTTCTGGTATGTTCTAACTTATCGCCATTCTCATTGTCGAGTCTTGTATATTACATTGAATGAATATGGATTTGTTTATGTTGGAACATAATCTTGACTTAAAAATTCAAAGCTGCCTCTTTTAGGTAGACTGCATGAGTCCTAACAATGTTGTTTTGTGTACATAGTTAGTGAATTACATTCACATGACATTAATAGTTTATAGTGTCGTTTTGCAGCTCCCCAAGTAATTACAAGGAGAGAAACATAAAACGTATAACTGGTATGTCAGGTGATTGGATAAGCGTTCCTTTGTCTTATGATGCTGTGAAGATTCCGGAAGGACATTGTTGGGTTGAAGGAGACAATCCAATAGACAGCAAGGACTCACGATCCTTTGGCTTGGTATGTTGGCCTCATTTTTTTATTTCTTATGTTGGACATGCCCATAGAAATGAATAAAAAGTTGTTAGTGGGACCCCCACTTAATGTCTTAATAAttcattaaattttttttttttttttttttttagattccgCTAGGCTTAATCCGTGGAAGGGTTACATATATTATCTGGCCACCTCAAAGAGCAGGACAAATTGATAGAAAGTTTCCTCAAGGTGGACTTACTATCTAAGGTGAGTATAGATGCTTGAGTTAGAGTGTAGTATCATTACCTTCTGTTAAATTCTATCTGCATGGGGGTGCAAATTGCACTTGACATGCCAAATGTTTTGATTCTTTTAATTTGTTGATAAACAGTGGTGGTGAAGAGATGATGATCGATGAGAACTCATTAACCAGATTTTATTTCTTAATGTTTATGATGTATTCTATTAATAACTGTTGATTTTGATAAATCCATATTTGATCTGATATGTGATAACGTATATGTTACATTTATCATGAACAAATACTATATACTATACTTAATCTTTAATCTGTagtaactaaaaaaaataaaaaaaatgttataatatataaatatatatataaatggatagtcaattattgatacacaaaagtaatattattgtatttcctaaacttgtgatatttttactataaatagccatgaatgcaagcattaaacttgcaccatttctcacacttacaaagtatttctttctttctctccattatcatctttgttcttacacttcattattagcattcttaatcaagaatcaaaccactaaaggtagttataagcctactgaattataacatcaagaatcaaaccactaaaggtagttataagcctactgaattataacacgttatcagcacgataatcttaatactaattatggttggctctgccacctaaatgatatatggtcagttataccacctgaataatatatggtcgacactgtcgcctaattatcatttatgttactaacatttatatttctattatctaacatttatatggtcgacactgtcacctaattatcatttatgttaaataacatttatttatgattgcttacatatggtcgacactgccgcctacttatcatttatgttatattaaatttatgtttaatgtttatatacttatgaatataaattgactctaatttatcatgttgtttgttttaatttttgataatagaaaatgtcgaatctggaaaagcttaaatttactcctttagaatcaacgggaaacaactacatgccatgggttataaaagtaaaaatgcatcttaaatcaatgggcattcttgaaaccataaatgaaaacaacacttgttctgaaaaagaacaagcaacggcatgttgctttattcatcaacatattgatgaatgcttacaaaataattatgtgactgtagaagatctccatgttttatgggaaggtctcaaaagcagattcaataatcaaagagaaattttacttccagctgctatggatcaatggagaacattaaggttccaagactttaagaaagtaaatgaatacagctcagctctgtataatacagtctcacaacttaaattttatggacatgaaataagtgatgcagacatgttggagaaaactttctccacaatgaatgctgccaacatcacagtgcaaagaaatttgagaatgttaaagttcaacacatatcctgaacttaattcatatctcttggttgcagagcaaaatgatgagctattaatgaaaaatcagcaatcccgtcctactggtacacttgcaatccctgaagcaaatactgcaaataattataaacagggacaaggacgcgggcaaggtcgtggttataataaccatcgccatcatcatgccaaaagccataactatggtagaaaccatccttatggtaatgagaatgggcgtggacgtggccgtggccgtggccgtggtggtcaaagaaataataatccacgaaaatataaatatcaaccacaaaacaagcccactaaacaagatgttgaagaaaattcttctaaaaattctgaagaatcttgttacagatgtggtagaatggggcactgggctaatacttgccgaacatctaaacatcttgttaagatgtatcaggattcgctgaaaggtaaagaaaaggaagtaaattttgtggataatattgatccaacagtcactgagcaaccatctgatttatatgaagatttcttgaattaaattaatatgtttcttttataaataaaatgatttaacctttgtcatcatgttttctcaaatgtttcagttctatatgttttatcaaatgttccagttctatgtttgatgtttcaattctatgtatgtcaaatgtttcagttttatctatttgtgtgtaataaacattttgtgtaacatttatatacttactgtttgtttcttatatatgaagtttaatatgaattctgctggaacacaacatcaatcaagtagtaGAGATatctgtatagcagatagtggtactacacacactatacttaaatctgaaaaatatttcattgatttgaaactaacggaaggaactatacatacaatattaggtgctgctaacttgatagaagggataggaaaggcaaaattcatattaccaaacggtacaacatttttaattaataatgccttattctctcctaagtcaagcataaatttattgagtttttctaacatataccttaatgggtatgattatcagtcagtaacggcagaaaatgagaaatatttaagtatcactaacaagaatcacgtgattgaaaaactgccaagacttaattctggattacattatacacatataaatgtaccagaagcacatatggtgattaaagaaaagtatattgatcctggtgtatttaatttatggcataacagattgggtcatccaggatcaacaatgatgaaaagaattattaaatgtacacatggacatccactgaaggatagaaaaatccttcatgatacaatggttccatgtatatcttgctctcttggaaaattgataactagaccctcaccacttaaagttgagaaagaatcaccaatgtttcttgaaagaattcaaggtgatatttgtggaccaattcatccaccatgtggaccatttagatatttcatggtcctaatagacgcatctagtagatggtctcatgtttgtctgttatcaagccgtaatgtagcatttgcaaaatttcttgccgaaattattaaattgagagcacattttcctgattacatcattaagaaggtgagacttgataatgctggtgagtttacatctcaagcatttaatgactattgcatgtctataggaattattgttgaacattctgttgctcatgtgcatacacaaaatggtttagccgagtcactgattaaacgtttacagttaatcgctagaccattgataatgagaacaaaactccctgtatctatatggggtcatgcaattttacatgctgctgcattgattcgcatcagaccaagtgcaagtcataaatattcccccctacaacttgcttttggtcaagagccaaatatttcccaccttagaacatttggttgtgcagtatatgttccaattgcgccaccacaacgtacaaaaatgggtcctcaaaggaggttgggaatatatgttggatatgaaacatcttcaatcataaggtatattgaacctatgacaggtgatgtttttacagcacgttttgctgattgtcattttaatgaaacattatttcctagattagggggagaaataaaaaataaagaaaatgatgtttcatggtgtgaacctcaattaaagtatcttgatcctcgcacaaaagaatgcgagacagaagttcaaaagataatgcatatacaagaacttgcaaatcaattgcctgatgcattcacagatacaaaaagggtgactaaatcatatataccagcagttaatactccagctcgagttgagattccaaatcggaaaactgataatgtagtcactcaagaatctatgccacgtctgaaacgtgggagaccagttggttccaaagataaaaatcctcgaaaaagaaaatcagctgataataaggtaaaagaaagtgttcaagaagaaccacaaatcagtactcctactgcagaggagattgatgatgtcaatacagaaattgcaatcaattatgcacattcaaaaatattatggaaccgaaatgaaatgaaaaatcttgatgagaaattttcatttaatgttgcatatgacatcatgaataatgatgatgatccagaaccaacatctatggttgaatgtcaaaatagacatgattgggctcaatggaaagaagcaatacgagctgaattagaatcactcaataaaagaaaagtttttggatccatcattctcactcctaaagatgtgaaacctgtaggatacagatggatttttgtcataaaaagaaatgagaaaaatgaagttacaaggtataaagctagacttgtagctcaaggtttttctcaaaggccgggaattgattatgaagaaacttattcccctgttatggatgcaattacttttagatacttaatcagcctggcagtttctaaaaatttagaaatgcatctcatggatgttgtgactgcttatctatatggatcacttgatagtgatatatatatgaagatacctgaaggatttaaggtaccagaagcatcaaatgcaaaacccaaagaaatgtattcgattaaattacaaagatctttatatgggttaaaacaatcgggacgtatgtggtataaccgattaagtgattacttgataagcaaagggtatacaaataaccttacttgtccttgtgttttcattaagaaaacaacatccggatatgtgatcatagctgtttatgttgatgatcttaacatcataggtacaaataaagagatccatgaagccattcaacttctaaagaaagaatttgaaatgaaagatctcggaaaaaccaagtattgtcttggtttacaaattgagcatatgcctaatggtttacttgtacatcaaacaacatatactgaaaagattttgaaacgtttcaatatggacaaggcaaaaccattaagtactcctatggttgttagatcactcaatgttgaaactgatccatttcgtccatgtgaagatcatgaagatattcttggaccataagtaccatatcttagtgcaattggagctcttatgtatcttacaaattgtacaagacctgacatttcttttgcagttaatttgttggcaaggttcagctctgctcctaccaaaagacactggaatgagatcaaacacatatttcgataccttcgaggaactactgatttagaattattttattctaacgaatcaaaacaagatttggttggttatgctgatgcaggttatttatctgatccacataaagctaaatctcaaactggatatgtattcctaaatggaggtactgcaatatcatggcgttctcaaaaacaaacacttgttgctacatcatcaaatcaagccgaagtgattgcattacatgaagctactcgggaatgtttttggttgagatcaatgacacaaatcattactgattcttgtggactagaacgcgataaaagtccaacaattatctatgaagataatgcagcttgtatagcacagatgaaagaagggtatatcaaaagtgaccgaaccaaacacatacctcctagattcttctcatacactcaaaatctcattaaggacagtgagattgaaatgagatatgttcaatccagcaaaaactctgctgatcttttcacgaaagcacttccaactgctattttcagaacacacgttcataacattggcatgagacatgttcaaaagacgtaacaactgaagcgatgtctacttgaaggggagtcaactccatgctgcactctttttcccttagctaaagttttttcccactgggttttctttagcaaggtttttaacgaggcagtaacttacagttgatcttcaacaaacaaaattgctatccaaggaggagtgttataatatataaatatatatatataaatggatagtcaattattgatacacaaaagtaatattattgtatttcctaaacttgtgatatttttactataaatagctatgaatgcaagcattaaacttgcaccatttctcacacttacaaagtatttctttctttctctccattatcattgttcttacacttcattattagcattcttaatcaagaatcaaaccactaaaggtagttataagcctactgaattataacatcaagaatcaaaccactaaagatagttataagcctactgaattataacaaaaaaataaaaattgtgaaTGGGATAGGGACTATTTTTTCAGTGGAATCCACCACTTTCTTCAATTAATTTTATGAATGGATGGATAAAAGAGTCATCTTTTCCAAGTATAATAAAGATAGATGAACTCCATGTTTTCTAAGTAAATGTGATCTTCTATTGAATATATGAGTTTTTGGATCCACAATCCGAATTCCTTCATCTAGTGGCGTTTGAGTTAATTATTTTTCAATATTTACGTTCtgtgtatatatttgtatttatctgTGTTTTCTTGGTTTGAGGAGGCCACTGTGATCTTTGTTGTGTGTTTAGCCTCTCCTCAGTAGGCTCCTTGTGTGTTTGTTTCCTATTTGGTTTCAATAAAAGTTTTGCTTTTCCAAAAAAATTGAATATATGAGTTTTTGATACGATTGTATTATATTTGTTACATCAAATGAGTTGGTTCTTTATACATCTTTCATTCTAACAGCTAATTCTAAAATAAGGTAAGGCTCCAAACTATTTTTGGAACCACCTTGATAAAAGAAGAGATCTGTTGTTTGTAGCCTGCTTTTTAGCTGTTGGGATGCTTGGACTTGTGCAGACTTGTGACCCTCTATTTCGGGATATGATGAAGTTGACCACTTCTGATCCCAAACTCAAATTACCTAAAACGGTAATTTGACTCTTTGCTGATtcattctaacactccccctcaagttgaatagtgaggTTTTCAATATTCAACTTGCTAAGAACTTCGCCGAAGAATCTTTCGTTGACAGATTTAGTGAGAATGTCTACTTAGTTGATTTTCTGATCTGATTGATAAAAGAGAAATAATTTCATTGTCTAACTTTTCTCTAATGAAGTGTCTGTCGATCTCAACATGCTTCGTCATGTCGTGTTGAACTGAATTTTCTGAGATGGCAATAACAGCTTCGTTGTCGCATAAGATTTGAATTGCTTATTTTGGAGGAAAACCGTTAACAGTATTTTAATCCATAGTGCTTCGACTACTCCCTTGGCTATTCCTCTAAATTCCGATTCAACACTTGATAGAgaaacaaccttttgtttcttgcttCTCCATGCCACTAAGTTTCCTCCGACAATTGAAAAGAAACCAGATGTTGACTTCCTATCCCCTTTTTCTCCAGCACAGCTTGCATCAGTATATATTTGTGCTTCGAGATGTCCATTTTTTCTAAATACGACTCCATGACCTGGTGTCTTCTTTAGATATCGGATGATCCTCATTGCAGCTTCCAAATGAtgaacctgtggttgatgcatAAATTGGCTAACAACTCCTACCGCATGTGCTATGTCTGGCCGAGTGTGAGCAAGATAAATGAGTTTTTCCACtatcctttggtattgccctttatcCACTAGCTCACCATCATCTTCCATAAATAGCTTCTGATTTGGAATCATCGGAGTTTCAGCTGGTTTACAATCAAGCATCCCTGTTTCTGCAAGAggatcaagaacatatttcttttGCCGAATTAATATTCCCTGTTGGGACCTTAATACTTCAATCCCCAAGAAGTATTTAAGTTTGcctaagtctttcatttcaaattctctgAATAAgtttatttttaaattaaaaatttcctctttatcatttcccgttattatcatatcatcaatatAAATGATTAAACATGTAATTAAGTTTCCTTTGTGTTTCATAAAAAGAGTGTGATCTGAGTTATTTTGTTTAAAATCACACTTTTCATAAATActgtaaatctcccaaaccaagcctgTGGATATTGTTTTAGCCCACATAGATattttttaagtcgacaaacttcaCCATCATTGAAGCTTCCCGCAAACCCTGGTGGAGCTTCCATATAAACTTCTTTCTTTAATTCGCCATGAAGAaaggcattcttcacatcaaattggtgaagagGCCATTCTTCATTTGCAACAATTGAGAATAAAACTCTGACAGTATCAATTTTAGCAACCGGGGAAAAAGTTTCAAAATAATCTATCCCATAGGTTtgagtatatcccttggcaacTACGCGAACTTTATATCGTTTGATGGTGCCATCTGGTTTGCGTTTTATTGTAAATACCCATCGGCATCCTACATTGATGAACACAGAAGCCAAATTCAAGGTACAATTATGATTTTCTTTTATAATATTATTGCTTATTATCTTTTAATTATGGTTGAGTAGTTTCCCTACGGATTGGATGATGTTATCATGTATGTTTTAATATGTCAATATACTACTTCATATAATATAATGTGTTGTGCTAGGTTTATGTTTAATCGTAGAATCATACTTGTTTAGTTATATTTTTCGAGTCAATTATATATTGTTATGATAAATTAATTTTGTATTCTGGTCTGGatatttatagatttattagaATAAATTATGAATCAAATGAATTGGTGCACAATTATATTGGAAGTTCACTTGTCCCTTAAACGAACTCATGATGTTGATTTCAGCCAGAGAAGACCTAACCATAACCATTTGGTAAGATCAAATGATAAACCAACTTAGGAGTTTAATGCTTGCTTAGTAAGATATCAGTGTTGGCTAGCTGAGAAACCCAGCCACAGAGGACCCGTTTAACTGGTTGCCAATTCATCGAACCTACAGAAGACCATGAGTGATTGGTTAGACACTATACTATACCTTGCTAATCAAATATTTTAGATTAAGATTGTGTCCTTAAGTAAGAAACCCACAGAGGACCCGTTCATGACTAAT
This genomic interval carries:
- the LOC139899895 gene encoding uncharacterized protein, producing the protein MRGTNLLWNVCKSSFTFGLIGLTISDRVAGIVPVRGTSMYPTFNPHYTTSSGFLIDDHVLVEKRCLTDYKFSHGDVVVFCSPSNYKERNIKRITGMSGDWISVPLSYDAVKIPEGHCWVEGDNPIDSKDSRSFGLIPLGLIRGRVTYIIWPPQRAGQIDRKFPQGGLTI